One stretch of Streptomyces sp. NBC_01142 DNA includes these proteins:
- a CDS encoding NAD(P)/FAD-dependent oxidoreductase: MTSTVPTAVQHTDAQPPITMFGPDFPYAYDDYLAHPAGIGQIPATEHGAEVAVIGGGLSGIVAAYELMKMGLKPVVYEADQIGGRLRTVGFEGCDPGLTAEMGAMRFPPSSTALQHYIDLVGLTTEPFPNPLSPTTPSTVVDLKGESHYAETIDDLPQIYRDVMDAWNACLEEGADFSEMNRAMRERDVPRIREIWAKLVEKLDNQTFYGFLCESEAFKSFRHREIFGQVGFGTGGWDTDFPNSILEILRVVYSEADDHHRGIVGGSQQLPLRLWEREPQKLVHWPMGTSLSSLHDGEPKPAVTRLHRTAGNRVTVTDASGDIRTYQAAIFTAQSWMLLSKIACDDSLFPIDHWTAMERTHYMESSKLFVPVDRPFWLDKAVDDKGEPTGRDVMSMTLTDRMTRGTYLLDDGPDKPAVICLSYTWCDDSLKWLPLSANERMEVMLKSLGEIYPKVDIRRHIIGNPVTVSWENEPYFMGAFKANLPGHYRYQQRLFTHFMQDRLPEDKRGIFLAGDDISWTAGWAEGAVQTALNAVWGVMNHFGGMTSPTNPGPGDLYDEIAPVELPED, translated from the coding sequence ATGACGTCCACGGTGCCCACCGCTGTCCAGCACACCGACGCGCAGCCGCCGATCACCATGTTCGGTCCGGACTTTCCGTACGCGTACGACGACTATCTCGCCCACCCCGCCGGCATCGGCCAGATACCGGCGACCGAGCACGGTGCCGAGGTCGCGGTGATAGGCGGCGGCCTCTCCGGCATCGTCGCGGCGTACGAGCTGATGAAGATGGGTCTCAAGCCGGTCGTCTACGAGGCGGACCAGATCGGTGGCCGGCTGCGTACCGTCGGCTTCGAGGGCTGCGACCCCGGGCTGACCGCCGAGATGGGCGCGATGCGCTTCCCGCCCTCCTCCACCGCGCTGCAGCACTACATCGACCTGGTGGGCCTGACCACCGAGCCCTTCCCCAACCCCCTTTCCCCCACCACCCCGTCGACCGTCGTCGACCTCAAGGGTGAGTCGCACTACGCCGAGACCATCGACGATCTGCCGCAGATCTACCGCGATGTGATGGACGCGTGGAACGCCTGTCTGGAGGAGGGCGCCGACTTCTCCGAGATGAACCGCGCCATGCGCGAGCGCGATGTGCCGCGCATCCGTGAGATCTGGGCGAAGCTGGTGGAGAAGCTCGACAACCAGACCTTCTACGGCTTCCTCTGCGAGTCCGAGGCCTTCAAGTCCTTCCGGCACCGCGAGATCTTCGGCCAGGTCGGCTTCGGCACGGGCGGCTGGGACACCGACTTCCCCAACTCCATCCTGGAGATTCTGCGCGTCGTCTACTCCGAGGCGGACGACCACCACCGCGGCATCGTGGGCGGCAGCCAGCAGCTGCCGCTCAGGCTCTGGGAGCGCGAGCCGCAAAAGCTCGTGCACTGGCCGATGGGTACATCGCTGTCATCCCTGCACGACGGCGAGCCGAAGCCCGCCGTGACCCGGCTGCACCGCACCGCAGGCAACCGCGTCACGGTCACCGACGCCTCCGGCGACATCCGTACGTACCAGGCGGCGATCTTCACCGCGCAGTCCTGGATGCTGCTGTCCAAGATCGCCTGTGACGACTCGCTCTTCCCCATCGACCACTGGACGGCGATGGAGCGCACCCACTACATGGAGTCGTCCAAGCTCTTCGTGCCCGTCGACCGGCCGTTCTGGCTGGACAAGGCCGTCGACGACAAGGGCGAGCCGACGGGGCGTGACGTCATGTCGATGACGCTCACCGACCGGATGACGCGTGGTACGTATCTCCTGGACGACGGCCCGGACAAGCCCGCCGTCATCTGCCTCTCGTACACCTGGTGCGACGACAGCCTCAAGTGGCTGCCGCTGTCAGCGAACGAGCGGATGGAGGTCATGCTGAAGTCGCTCGGCGAGATCTACCCGAAGGTCGACATCCGACGCCACATCATCGGCAACCCGGTCACCGTGTCCTGGGAGAACGAGCCGTACTTCATGGGCGCCTTCAAGGCGAACCTTCCCGGTCACTACCGTTACCAGCAGCGGCTGTTCACCCACTTCATGCAGGACCGGCTGCCCGAGGACAAGCGCGGCATCTTCCTGGCGGGCGACGACATCTCCTGGACGGCGGGCTGGGCCGAAGGCGCCGTGCAGACGGCGCTGAACGCGGTGTGGGGCGTGATGAACCACTTCGGCGGCATGACCTCCCCGACCAACCCGGGGCCCGGTGACCTCTACGACGAGATCGCTCCGGTCGAGCTGCCGGAGGACTGA
- a CDS encoding carbon-nitrogen hydrolase family protein, translated as MPPLRTALLQSSGRPGSVAENLKVLDEAAGRAAAAGAGLLICPELFLTGYAIGDDLPRLAEPADGPGARSVAETAERHGIAVMYGYPEREGEPGGPGRIFNSAQLIGPDGARLANYRKTHLFGCFEQEWFTPGEQLVVQAELGGIRIGLMICYDVEFPENVRAHALAGTDLLLVPTAQMHPFQFVPEALVPVRAFESQMYIAYVNRTGPEGEFEFVGLSCLASPDGAVRARAGRGEELVFGEVDPVFLSASREANPYLRDRRPGLYSPLV; from the coding sequence ATGCCGCCGCTGCGCACCGCCCTGCTCCAGAGTTCCGGCCGACCGGGTTCGGTCGCCGAGAACCTCAAGGTGCTCGACGAGGCCGCGGGCCGCGCCGCGGCCGCCGGCGCCGGGCTGCTCATCTGCCCCGAACTGTTCCTGACCGGGTACGCCATCGGTGACGACCTGCCGCGTCTGGCCGAGCCTGCCGACGGCCCCGGCGCCCGGTCCGTCGCGGAGACCGCCGAACGCCACGGCATCGCGGTGATGTACGGATACCCCGAGCGCGAGGGCGAGCCGGGCGGCCCGGGGAGGATCTTCAACTCCGCCCAGCTGATCGGCCCGGACGGCGCCCGGCTGGCGAACTACCGCAAGACCCATCTCTTCGGCTGCTTCGAGCAGGAGTGGTTCACGCCGGGCGAGCAGCTCGTTGTCCAGGCAGAGCTCGGCGGGATCCGGATCGGCCTCATGATCTGTTACGACGTGGAGTTCCCCGAGAACGTCCGCGCGCACGCGCTCGCCGGTACCGATCTGCTGCTGGTGCCCACCGCCCAGATGCACCCCTTCCAGTTCGTCCCCGAGGCCCTCGTCCCGGTCCGGGCCTTCGAGAGCCAGATGTACATCGCGTACGTCAACAGGACAGGTCCGGAGGGCGAGTTCGAGTTCGTCGGACTCAGCTGCCTCGCGAGCCCCGACGGCGCCGTCCGGGCCCGCGCAGGACGCGGCGAGGAGCTGGTCTTCGGCGAGGTGGATCCCGTCTTCCTGAGCGCCTCGCGCGAGGCGAATCCGTATCTGCGCGACCGCCGCCCCGGGCTGTACTCGCCCCTCGTCTGA
- a CDS encoding Lrp/AsnC family transcriptional regulator, translating to MLNDLDERIVHALAEDARRSFADIGAMVGLSAPAVKRRVDRLRAQGAITGFTVRVDPKALGWATEGFIEIYCSRNTSPEAIERGLKRYPEIASASTVTGDADAIVQVFASDMRHFERVLERIAGEPFVERTKSVLVLSPLLRRYTSGSPA from the coding sequence TTGCTGAACGACCTCGACGAACGCATCGTCCACGCCCTCGCGGAGGACGCCCGCCGCTCCTTCGCCGACATCGGCGCGATGGTCGGCCTGTCCGCCCCCGCTGTGAAGCGGCGTGTGGACCGGCTGCGCGCCCAAGGGGCCATCACCGGATTCACCGTACGGGTGGACCCGAAGGCACTCGGCTGGGCGACCGAGGGCTTCATCGAGATCTACTGCAGCCGCAACACCTCGCCCGAGGCCATCGAGCGCGGTCTCAAGCGCTACCCGGAGATCGCGTCCGCCTCCACCGTCACCGGTGACGCGGACGCGATCGTCCAGGTCTTCGCCTCCGACATGCGCCATTTCGAGCGCGTGCTGGAGCGCATCGCGGGTGAGCCCTTCGTGGAGCGCACCAAGTCGGTGCTGGTGCTCTCCCCCCTGCTGCGGCGTTACACCTCGGGCTCACCCGCCTGA
- a CDS encoding amino acid permease produces MLDHGAAPPETEPLPAASPGLGTRLMRRKSVERMVAEGGQGEGGTLRRSLSMWQLTMISIGATLGTGIFVVLGEAVPKAGPAVTISFVIAGLTALFSALSYAELAGTLPVSGSSYSYAYATLGELVAWICGWCLILEYGVAVAAVAVGWGEYLNELLDGTIGVTIPAALSAPPGDGGIFNLPALIVVLLAMVFLLGGARESARANTVMVVVKIAALVLFCAIGVQGFRSGNYADFMPLGMAGVSAAGASLFFSYIGFDAASTAGEEAKNPQRDLPRAIMLSLLIVTVLYVLVAAVAVGARPWDGFGESEAALAGIMKDVTGQNVWAVLLAAGAVIAIASVVLTVLYGQTRILFAMSRDGLVPQVFSKVHAKTGTPRAGTVIVSLFCGVLAAAIPLGRLADATSIGTLFAFALVNVAVVVLRRTRPDMKRTFRVPLSPLFPAIGFGLCVWMMFSLDTITWVVFGVWMAVGLAIYFGYGVRRSRLGSDPVAD; encoded by the coding sequence GTGCTGGACCACGGCGCAGCCCCGCCCGAGACCGAGCCACTGCCCGCCGCGAGCCCGGGGCTCGGCACCCGGCTGATGCGGCGCAAGTCCGTCGAGCGCATGGTCGCCGAAGGCGGGCAGGGCGAAGGCGGCACGCTCCGCCGCTCGCTCTCCATGTGGCAGCTGACCATGATCAGCATCGGTGCCACCCTCGGCACCGGCATCTTCGTCGTCCTCGGCGAGGCCGTCCCCAAGGCCGGCCCGGCCGTCACCATCTCCTTCGTGATCGCCGGACTGACCGCGCTCTTCTCGGCGCTCTCCTACGCCGAACTGGCGGGCACCCTCCCGGTCTCCGGCTCCTCCTACTCGTACGCCTACGCCACGCTCGGCGAGCTCGTCGCCTGGATCTGCGGCTGGTGTCTGATCCTCGAGTACGGGGTGGCGGTCGCCGCCGTCGCCGTGGGCTGGGGCGAGTACCTCAACGAGCTGCTCGACGGAACGATCGGTGTGACCATCCCGGCCGCACTCTCCGCACCGCCCGGCGACGGCGGGATATTCAATCTGCCCGCGCTGATCGTCGTGCTGCTCGCCATGGTCTTCCTGCTCGGCGGGGCCCGTGAGAGCGCCCGCGCCAACACCGTCATGGTCGTGGTGAAGATCGCCGCACTGGTGCTCTTCTGCGCCATCGGCGTCCAGGGCTTCCGGAGCGGCAACTACGCGGACTTCATGCCGCTCGGCATGGCCGGGGTCAGCGCGGCGGGCGCCTCGCTGTTCTTCTCGTACATCGGCTTCGACGCCGCCTCCACGGCCGGCGAGGAGGCCAAGAACCCGCAGCGCGACCTGCCGCGCGCGATCATGCTCTCGCTGCTGATCGTCACCGTGCTCTACGTACTGGTCGCGGCCGTCGCCGTCGGCGCCCGTCCGTGGGACGGCTTCGGTGAGTCCGAGGCCGCGCTCGCCGGGATCATGAAGGACGTGACCGGTCAGAACGTGTGGGCCGTACTGCTCGCCGCCGGTGCCGTGATCGCCATCGCCAGCGTCGTACTGACCGTGCTGTACGGACAGACGCGCATCCTCTTCGCGATGTCCCGCGACGGCCTGGTCCCCCAGGTCTTCTCCAAGGTCCACGCGAAGACCGGCACCCCCCGCGCGGGCACGGTGATCGTCTCGCTCTTCTGCGGAGTGCTCGCGGCCGCGATCCCGCTCGGCCGGCTGGCCGACGCCACCAGCATCGGCACACTCTTCGCCTTCGCGCTGGTCAACGTGGCGGTCGTGGTGCTGCGCCGGACCCGCCCGGACATGAAGAGGACGTTCCGGGTGCCGCTGTCTCCGCTGTTCCCTGCGATCGGTTTCGGGCTCTGCGTCTGGATGATGTTCAGCCTCGACACGATCACCTGGGTGGTGTTCGGAGTGTGGATGGCGGTCGGCCTGGCGATCTACTTCGGCTACGGGGTGCGCCGCTCTCGGCTGGGATCCGACCCTGTTGCTGATTGA
- a CDS encoding DUF742 domain-containing protein, which translates to MSDHWYEDETGPMVRPYTVTRGRTRPASEHTIDLMSQIAAVDPAGPEPRLDHARSSLLELVRRAPRPVAEIAADADLPLTVVRVLLVDLVEAGLVRVSAPATHEGLNDPELLREIADRLREL; encoded by the coding sequence GTGAGCGACCACTGGTACGAGGACGAAACCGGTCCGATGGTGCGGCCGTACACCGTCACCCGCGGCCGGACCCGTCCCGCCTCCGAGCACACCATCGATCTGATGTCGCAGATCGCGGCCGTGGACCCGGCCGGTCCCGAGCCGCGGCTCGACCATGCCCGCAGCTCCCTGCTCGAGCTGGTGCGCCGCGCGCCGCGTCCGGTCGCCGAGATCGCGGCCGACGCGGATCTGCCGCTCACGGTCGTGCGCGTCCTGCTGGTCGACCTCGTGGAGGCCGGACTGGTCCGGGTCTCCGCGCCGGCCACCCACGAGGGCCTCAACGACCCCGAGTTGCTGCGCGAAATCGCCGACCGGCTGCGGGAGCTGTGA
- a CDS encoding roadblock/LC7 domain-containing protein, whose protein sequence is MLEERREDQSDLGWLLDDLLDRTDHVRQAVLLTADGLATSASRGMARKDIEHLSAVCAGFHSLAKEAGTRFEAGSVRQTMVMLDHAFLFITPAGDGSRLAVLSDIETDVGQLAHEMSLLVKRVGRHMAVPTRSAPEATDV, encoded by the coding sequence ATGCTTGAGGAACGCAGGGAGGACCAGTCGGACCTCGGCTGGCTGCTGGACGATCTGCTGGACAGGACCGACCACGTCCGCCAGGCGGTGCTGCTGACGGCCGACGGCCTGGCCACCAGCGCATCCCGGGGCATGGCCCGGAAGGACATCGAGCATCTCTCGGCGGTGTGCGCCGGCTTCCACAGCCTTGCCAAGGAGGCGGGTACCCGCTTCGAGGCCGGGAGCGTACGGCAGACGATGGTGATGCTCGACCACGCCTTCCTCTTCATCACCCCGGCCGGCGACGGCAGTCGGCTGGCCGTGCTCTCCGACATCGAGACCGACGTCGGACAGCTGGCCCATGAAATGTCGCTGCTGGTCAAGCGGGTGGGCCGGCACATGGCCGTGCCCACGCGCTCGGCCCCCGAGGCCACCGACGTCTAA